CCATACATGCCAGTGGGGTGTGCCCAGGGGCTGCCACTTTTAATTAGAACCCAGCAAATGGAGGAGGCAACTGTGATGAGTAAAAATAACCAGTGGTTCCTCTCTGGGAAAGGACCTCAGGCGCTGATAAGATCAGCGGCCCTGAGTGCCCCATACCCCTCAGGCAAGAGCACACCTAGCTAAAGGGTGGGAGAGATCAGGGAGCCCTGCTGGTGTGCCAGGCCTGCCCAGTCTGAAATGGAGACCTCATCTGTCCTCAGCCCCTTGAATTTCCGAGTGAGTCTCTTTTCCCCTGGCCCTGTGTGCCTGGAAGGAGAGCATTAGCCTCAAACCAAGTTAGTCAGGGAACAAAAAAGCCCAAGTAACTAGTGCTCCGTTGACAAAAGAACGTGTGTCCCATCTCCTTCCAGGGAAAGGAAGCCAGTGGCCTGGCACAGGCGCCCTGCTGGCCCAAACCTGGCTGCTTGGTCTCAGGCCCCACAGTCCTTCCTGAGCCAGCAAACATGCCTGTTCTCttctacagagaaagagaggcagctCTTTGTTTATGCATCTGAGCCAGGTTGCCTGGCTCACTCACTACTCTGCAATTTAGAACCGTAAAAagcaaaaagctataaaaatcaaaacaacccATCTATATAACGAACAGTTTCTTATCACACCCCAGGAAGGCACAGCGTTTGTGATAGGAATCAGTATGCGTAAGCTCTCTACATTGAAAAACCTATGAAAACACCAGCCTTTCCGGAGTGTCTGGCTCCTACCAGCTGGATGTTAATTGTAGCTAAAGTCTCTGCCCATtattacaaaaggaaataaacattcaGGAgtcattttcaaagtattttgatTGTTCTAGAACATTCATCTGAAGTTGAGTCTCATGGTGCACAGTGGGTCTACGTCAAACAGAAACAACCCACGGGACCGTCAGCCAGGCTGAGGTGTCTGCCCACTTAGGGTACACTTCCTGGGCCTCACAGCCCCGTGCCCACACCCAGACCTCCCAGCAACAAGAGgcactcccactctctctgctACCCGTTGTACTACATAGGGTCTACTGCTCACCTTGGGGAACAGCCTCTGAGAGGACCTAATAATCCTCCTCTCTAGCCAGGCTTCTGGCAGGAATCAAGAGATACCATCCCCCCATTCAGAAAGCTCTCAGCAGGTGTCAAACAGAGAGCTGCAGCAGGACTGGctggagggagtggggtggggatagCAGTCAGGGAGGGCTCCCTAAGGTGCTGCTGTCAAAAGAAAACTTCAGGGGTGTTAGTACCTGTTACGTGAACAGGGGAATCAAGGAAGTCTAGGCAGTCTAGGCAAGGGATTGGTGTGtgcacccctccacccctgccccagtgTGGGCAGGAGGCCCAGCACCAGTGGGCCCCCAACACCAGAGGACAGGATTTCCTGATTAACAGAGCAAGGAAATAAGGGTAAGGTTTTAGTGAAACCAGCTTAGCTGTCTTGGAACAGGCTGATTTCTCTTTGCTGGCTTTTCATCTCTGCAGGCTCTGCACGTGTACATGCCTATGCACACACGCACgaatgcatacacacatgcaggACTCCCAGGAGGCATGACCCCCACCCAGCCCAGCAGCAGCCTGCTTCTGAGTCCCTGCAGTCCACCATCACCGCCCCCAAGGCTGCTGCTCTGACCCACTCCTGGCATCCTGCTCCACAGAAATCACTATTTACCTTAGCCCTAGAGTTTAGCAAAGTTCACTTTCATTGCTGACAGACATGCCCTTTGAATCAAGGGCTGGTTTATACCATTCTGGACTCTTTTTTgaaaaggcacagaaagaaaGCCACCAATGTCCCGCCTCAAAATGCTTCTGACAGGCAGCCTAACTGGAGCATGGGCCTTGCCCCAGCCAAGAAGAGGAGTGTCACTGTGGAGAGCACTCCCTGAATCCTCCTGAGTTAAGACCAGAAACGAACTGGACcagagctgccccaccccccatgagTGCTGTgaacacaagcaagggaagcACACATTCACACCCCGATTTCATATGAGTGCAGCACCAGGAAATGCACGGTCTGTGCTGTTACAAAGCTCTAACCTGGACCATGAAGCCTCTGTGATGGGATGGTCTGTGCGCATGGCGGGTCTGGAGCCTGCTCCACCCTTCCCCCAACAGCCTGCACTAGGCTTGTGACTATTGCTCAGGGCCTCATACCTCCCTTCCTGTGTCCTCTTCCCATGTGTCAGGTGACAGATTCTGGGCAGGAGTTCATACACCAGCTTTCTGTGCATTCACTGTGTGTGGGAAGGAGGGGACAGAACTGCACCTTCCTTGTCCCCTCACCAGGGACTCGCTGAGGCCCACCATGCCATGCTCTACAGAGCTGGATCCACCTAACCCCCCAGCAGTCACATGAAAGTCTCCtaagctggggaaactgaggtagtATTTTACCTGCCTAAACAGCACCACCCAGCGGGTAAGCATTGAGCCTGGGCATTAGTCTGGGCAGGGGACTCTGAGACCGAATTTTCAACTAGGTGAACATTCCACAGAAGTCTGGGCATGTGTGCCTGTCCTGGCAGCCTGCTATGCCAGTTCACAGGTCACTAGGAGGCGTAAGTTTTCGTATAAGCAGCCTCCTTCACTGTGGAGGCCCTATTTCAAAGTTCTCCCATGTAGGGTAGACTGAGGTAGGCCAGGGTTCAAGGCAGTGCTTGAAATCAGAGCCGCTTCCCCAAAGCAGAGCTGTTTAGGATGAGTGCCATCCTGTGTCATGCACGCTTGCTgcaccagggtcctgggatgcaccTGTCCCTCTCCATCCCCGGCACCTGGCTTCTGCCACTGCAGGCACCACCCTGCTGCTTCTGATGCTTGGCCCCTACTGGTTTTTCAGGGCTCGTCAGGCTGCTGAGCAGCAGCATGGCCTATGTTGCTCATCTTCCTTGTGGCCTGGCCTCCCACCAATAGGTCTCCACTGTATACCTGTGGCCCGCAGGCCTCTTTCTGTCTAGTATGCTGATTCACTAGTCAGCCACCAGTGCTATGGCATGTCTCCCCAGGCCTGTGCTGCTCGTGTATCAGGGTCTCAAGGCTATCTGAGTGACTCCTACAGATGTGGCAGGCTCAGGGGGTTGCCGTTACCAAAAGGGAAGAAACCCAAGAGCCCAAAAGTACTAGCTCAGGGCCCAGAGCTGAGGGTGCATCCACGGAGTTCCAAGCCAGCAAGGGCAGCTGCCCACAGGGGTGCTCGGGCTAGTGCCAGACCTGCTCTGCCACCGCCGGAGGCCCTCTTCCATCAGGACCCACAGGTCAGCAAGTCAGACATCCTGGGGGTTCCCTTGTCAGCCTTCTCCAACTGCTCTATACCTCCAGCCTATGGCACACAGCCTGTCCTCACTCAGGTGGTGAGCCCATAACCCCACCAAAGAGCCTTCAGACCCAACGCAAGGGGAGCATGGCATGACCAGGAGGTGGCTGAGAAAGCTCCTAGAGTTGGAAATTGTCAGATCTAAGAAAgcattttcttgaaatataattattgaaGCGCAGAGGAGATCTTTCAAGAAAATGGCTTTTCTTTTACACGTAAGATTATTTGTAATGAATGTCTGTTGCCCAACTGAGGACACACAGGCCCTAGCTGGGGATGTAGGGAGAAAGAGGGCCTGGAAACCATGAAGTCCCCAGAAACCAAGATGGGGCACAGTACCCCACAAGGGCTCCATGCCCTGGGGGACTCCTAGTGGACACTTGGACAAAACAGCCACCTGCATGTCCACTGGCCTCTCATTCTGTCCTCGGCCAGCACTAACTGGGTCTTCCCTACCTGTGGGAGGCAGCTATTGCACTGTGCCCTTCTTACAGGGTGGCCTCAGGTCACCCCTTGAGCCAGCAGACGCCCGCATAGCAGTGCTGTGACACCAAGTGCACAAATGGATGCCTGTTGTGACCATGCGACTCTGTCCTTGTGAACCTCAGCCTTCCTCTCCTCTAAAGGGTAGGGCTGCTGGGGCCCAAGAGGTGACCCCTCCAGACTGGAGAAGAAATGACCACAACTTTGTTCCCTCTAAAGACTTCCCACCGCACAGCCAGCCTCATGCATGGGACATCAGCTCAGCTCTTAGGTCCCCTCAGGCTTTTCTGGAAGAGAATGTCATTTTGAACCTCTGGACTGTCTGGAGGCTGCCTTCTCTGGGATGTGCATGCTTCCAGGCTTGAAAAAAGGGGTGCTGTGCAGCTGCAGAAGCATACATGGTAATGATCTGAGTTGGCTGAGGGCTCACCTGGGGCAGGGGGCTTGGGGCTGCTGTTCACTCTGACCTGGCCCAGGGTGCAGCTACTCCCTGCTTCCACCAGGCTGGCCTCTCATATGCTTTCCTCCCTCGGGCACCTGCCAGCCCAAAGGCCTGGAACCCTGCTGCCCCGAAGCTGTAATGGCCTCACCATCTCAAGGGAACAGGATCCGGAAAGGGAGCAGGCTCTTAAAAGGCCAGCCCTGTTGTCATGATATAGGGGCTTTCTTCTATTTGAGtgtaattagaaaacaaaacaaacacacaaaaagccCTAAGAAAGGTAGAGTATGTGAGTCACCTTTATGGAAAAAGCCAGAAGAAAGTTACAAGGGACTCTGTCTTGGACAACTCTAAGCAGGTACAGGGTCCCTGGCCTGCAGAGCTTCCTCCCTGTCCTTGCTCAGTCAAGATGCCCAGTGCCTGTAAGGAGCAAGCCAACCTGACCTTGCATGGCACTCCTGCAGCCTCTCCCACCGGCCGGGGGCTGGGCTGCCACTCTGTCACCACGGAGGCCTGGGGCCACATCCCGCTTCAGGCCCATGTCCGGCCACACAGAGGATGGGGCCCCGTGCTCCTACTGCTGCTGTTCTTGTGGATGCACCTACGTGTGCTGGCGGTGTCTTTGCTCTGTGGACCTGGACTGACTGGCAGTCCTGGCTTGCCAGAGAGCACACTGCACACAGACTCCACGGGAGAAGCAACCACAGACCCATCTTGGCAAGGGTCTCGAGGGTGGGTGGGTTCCTTCTCCCCATGGAGATCTAGGGTGGAGAGGAGAGTGCTCTGGGAAGACATTCAGTTGTTCGTGTGTTCCTGGGTCCCCACGGAGTTCCAGTCTGGATCAGCTACCCTGGGAAAAGGCTGGGACCCCAACCAGGAAGGGAGAGGTTCAGGAACAGATCAGCACCCAGCTGAGGTGAGACAGTGGGCTGGCAGGAGTGGGAATCCATGGGGGCCCCAGGTACAGTCCTGTCTGCTGCAGGCCTGTGAGCACAGCCATTGCTGTGGGTGCTGACACGCGACCTGTGTGGATGTCATGGGGGAGTCAGTCCCAAAGGAATTTTGGGGGAGGTTTTGGGAAGTGTGAAAGGCAGTAGTAAGTCTGGCATCAAGAAGCTGGAGGCAGGCCCAgtagagaagggcagaggagctGCACCGAGCAAGCTGGTCAGGTGGGAGAAAGTGGGGCAGGAAAGGCAGGCGGGCCAGGCAGCTCTGCCAACAGACCCTTTTAGAAAGGGCTCTAGGGTGCATGGAAAAGGAGGCAGGCCTAGGAgccagggaggcagcagggaacTCTGTCAAGGAGAGGCCTAGGGGTCCTAGGGAGGAGGTGTGGAGACAGGCCCAGCCTGCTTGTAAGGCCAGCCTGGATAAGAAGCCCACTGGGGTCCTCAATGACCCTGACCCCTTCAGTCAAGGGGCACAGCAGGTGACAGGGCCCTGAAAGCTAAATTATCCATCCTGCCTTTTGGGAAGAATGTGGCAGATTTCCAATTGAGAATGGGTGGAGCAGGGAGTCGGGCCCTGCTGAGTGCTGGCCCAGCGTGGCCCTGGAGAGAGAGCCTTCCTGGAACCACCCGCCTCCCCCGGCTGTGCTCCAAGTTCCTCTTTCTCAGGAGTTGGAAAGGTGGTCTGAGGCCTCGGGGGAGAGAGGGAGCCAAACCATTGTTCCCAGGTCCACCTCCTCCCCAGATGGCCTGAGGGGAAGTCTCTGTTCCCAGGTTCCTGGACTTGCAGAACCAGAGTGCACAAAAGGGAAGTGGAGTCACCGCAAGGAAATGGGAACCAGAGAAAGGCAGGCCTGGGCCAGCCCCCACTAGAGGCCCTCTGTGGCCAGGAGGGCAGGCTTGGGGGTTCGGGGGCATCTGCCTGGTTCCCAGGTGCAGAGTGTCCAgcagcgcccccgccccacccGTGTTCTCTGAAACACCTCAGCTGTGCTGAGTCAGCAGCTgctggacccagctgctgtgctTTAACAGCTGCCCTATGACTCGGGTTTAGACAGGACCACCGCTTGGCACTCATGCCAGACCTGCTTACACATGGCAATTCTGGGGGTGCTGTCCTGAGTACTTCCCATCCACCTGTGCCATGTGCCCACAGCCCTGGGCTCGGCTAGCTCCACCCCTGGTGCTCACAGGGACTCGTGTTCTGTTTGCACAGGATGTGGGTGAGCTCTTCTTGGGGCAGGCACTTGGCTGACCTATGCCTGgccccctgcccctcagccctgTCCTCCTGCAGACAGAAATGAATGCTCATACCACACACCAATCACTGGCCTCCCCAGAAGAATGCTCGAACAAAAGTGTAAAGCTTGTCATCGTCAGGCTGACAAAGTGACCAGTTTGTGTCTGGAATCATGATCATCCTGGTACTTGAGACGCAGAACTACACACAGAATTGAACTCTGGCTTAAGACATAAAGTTGATAAATTCTGTATTTACTAGCTGTCAGCAAATAGAAACTCATGCCTGTTTCAGTCAAAGACCCAGCACTGATGGTCACCTCCTGCTCTCCACAGATCAGCCCAGTTAAGGCACACAGGGACAGCCCCTCTCCAAAGCGCGAGCCAGGGCCACACAAGCATGAGAACTAGGAAGGAAATTCTAAACAGACTGTGCTCCACGTGATGATTTCCTAAGAATGGAGCCACCCTTAGCCCAGCACGGCCGCTTGCCAGCTGTCCTTCCCGCGGCCCCAGGAGGCAGCCATGGGCAGCAGGGCAGTGGCTTCCTGAGCCCTTGGCTGGGGGGACACAGCCAGCAGCACACAAGCCGGCAGCTCCACCGTGGCCAGTGACCCCAGGAAGATACCCGCCTTCCTTCCTGCCGGCGCTGAGGCTATGCCCAGCCCTCACTGCCCAGGTTCCAGGGTGAGCAGCCACAGCTCCTCTCCACGGAGACTCCACGAGGCCCATAGTGCTGTCCTCGGTGGCCACTCCGTTTCCTTGCTCAAGGGAAAAGGGGAACTCGTAAGTGCACATGCTCTGCACCCTGAGTGTTTGCAACAGCCACATGGACCCTGGGCAGTCACTGGGTGCAGGCCTGGGGTGCAGACAGTAAGGAACCAGAGCGACAGGACAGGAGCCTGATCCAACGGTGCTGGCCCTTCCAGGCACAAGCCTGGTTCTGTGAAACTGGCTgtaaacagagagagggaggggccacGGTGCCTGCCAAGGGAGGCAGAAACTGAGCGATTTACTGGAGGAAAACAAGTGGTGTGCTTCCACACCGGGCACTAACTGCACACACGCACCCGCGCAGGAAGCCAGCGCCGTGCGGCTGCCGCTGATAAGCACacgaggtggggggtgggggtggtttgcAGAGAAACACAGGATCCTCTCTGGCGTTTGTGCTTCAGTGTTGCTTACGGACAGAGTCTGCGGTCCAGGCACAGAGAAGTGTGGGGCTTGGGATAAAGGTAAGCAGCCTGAGGCTCGGCACTGCTGCAGGCCACTCCAGGGCTATACCAGGGGACAGTAAGGGGACATGGATGGGGCCCCGGGGGACATGCGGCAGGCCGTGGCCAGGGAAAGCGGAGGGAACACGCGGCAGACAGTGGCAAGGGAAAGAGGAGGGTAGTGACAGGGCCTAAGgaggagtgtgatcctggggtcctggcctgGGCACAGAGTGCGTGCCAACCTTTCTTGCTGGCCAGCACCCCACTTGAGCCAACGCCTGTCCTAATGATGGTGGAGGGCCCTTCCTTTTCTGGGGCTGCAGTTCCCCTTTTCTGGGACAGGTCTTTGTCCTCTTATGAGGAAAGAAAGGGACTTGGATGTGAGAGTAGGTGGGACATCTCAGGCTGACCCTACAGGTACTTGTGCAGGACGTGAACCTGGCAGGGCCTGACCAGAAGGGTCTGACTGTGGGCTGGTCACAGCACAGACAGATGCTCTGGGATGGAAGATGTCCACAGTGGCCATAAGAATGTACAGTTTCCTGAGGCCCGAGGCCCATGAAGTTTGGCGGACAAGCTCTCTGCAGCCATGGGCTCCTGCGcactgcacccccgcccccaggttACTGTCAGAGCCATAGTTCAGCATGGAGGCCACATTTAAACATCCACAGCCAGCTCTGTAGGCATTCAGGAAGAAGGAGAGCGGAAACTGGCCATGTAATCAGCTAAAAGAGGACATAAAAGGGACCCCGTCCCCAGCTTCCTGCAGGAACCAGTGCCTTGGCTGTTGACCCACAGGTGTTCCAGGAGCATGCCATCCACCTGGGGCTCCCACCTTTCCCCCCAGAATCCAGCCACTGGGGTGCAGAGCACCCACCAGGGCTAGAGGCTGAGGAGCAGTGTCTAGATTTTAGGACCTAGATTTTAGCCCATGCTATGGATGACAGTAAACACTTCTAAAAGTAATGTAACCAATACGTGTGGGCAGAGCCCGGCCAGCCCTGCGCCGAGCCTGACCCTGGACATCGCTACCGTCTGACACATGACATACATCATCTCAGGCTGCTGGGTGGCATTTATGAAGATTGCAGAACATCCCTGCTGACTCGATGTCCCTGATGTCTGCATGGCCCACTTGCCCATGGTAGTCTGATGATGCTGGGCTTGAATGCAGATACAGTCCTGCTGTGAGGGCCCCAACCTCccttcattttgttcagtgctaACTGTCCTGCAGCCCCTGTGGTCCAGGTGTGGCAGGGCAAGGCAGACCAGTGGGTCACACTGCTCTTTCTCGATGTCACCCCCTTGTTCCCACGCCAGGCTCCGGCCAGCACAGCAGCAGGGCCAGACCTCCGAGCCCTGTCATGGGCAGCAGGGCTGGCAGATCCCTGTCCAAAGCCTGGGAAACAAATGTTTGCTTTGCGTGTGCTTGCCCAAGAGAATTTCTTATTGTAAGAGTGGAAGATCAGGTTGGACCAAACTATGTTCTGAATGTAAGGTTTTCCTCCAAAGAATTGACATTTGTGAACGGTGTTTTTTCTTCACATTATGGGTTCTCATGGCCAGCTGTGTACCCAGGCCTCCCATGCGCTAGGACACAGGCCACTTGGTTGCATTCCGCCTGGGCGCTGCCTCTCAGGCTGGGTGGGGATACTAGGGCCAGTGGCCCACCCCTGACTGTCTCTCTTGGCCTGGACACCTTGGCAGGGTGGAGCTCCCCAATGGGAGCATGCCCTCCTCCCTGAGGAACCCCAGGCTACATGAGGGTTCTCACGGATGTGCCCTCACTGGGACTGTGATGGCCCTGTGGAGACAAAGGTATGAGTATCTCAGCCTGTGGCACCCACCCCCACTTCCAGCCTCCTACCAGTCAGCTTAGCACCTTATGCTCTCTCAGCTCAGTTCAGGGCACACCTCAGTCACACATGCCAGTTTGTCTAGCTGCCTGTCTATCTGCTCCCATGTGTGTACCCGTGCCTGCTCATGGGGCTGGAGGTGCAGCATAATGGTGCAGCCTCGGTGGCATGAGAGACAGGGCGGGCTGACCACCAGATCACAGACAGGTGTGGAAGGCATGCAAGCAATTTCTTTGCACTTTAAGAAGCGTCTGGGCCAGGTTGCGGCCTGCCTGCTCGGCAGAGGCTGCTATTCTTACCCAGGAGGCTATGGAGGGTCACCCTGTCATAGGAAGGCCCATGTCTGTATACATCCCAGCCCCTAGTGCTGTCCAGGTGCCACCCTGGCTGACCTGCCAGCATCCCCAGGGGCACCTGTCTTTCTAACCCCACTTTCAGGAAGAGGTATAATAGCAGGGAGTTATGAGGACTTGCTCAAAGCCACGCAGCCCAGGCGGAAGGGTCAGGACTGGGCCCTCATGTCCCTGGGGCTCAAGGGCCAAGGACATGATGGGAGTGGGGTAGGTCCTGCAGTGTCCCTTCCCAGTGGAGAGAAGCCGGGGCCCTGCAGGAGGCATGAAGCATGCCAGGACAACTCCCCCAGTACTAGCTTGGGAAAATCATCCATGGTTCAGACTCTCAGAAACAGGCTTAGGGAGACTTGCCACGGCCGTTAAGATGACTGCAGCATCGTGACCTTGTTGGACTGAAGACAGCCATACGACAGCACCTTTGCACTCACAGAAAACACTCAGGACAGAGTATTTTTGAAAAGGCCCATAGTCTCTGACTGTTCCTGTGAGAGTTCAAGGGGCAAGGCTTTCTTCCTGCACCACCTCTGCATTTCGGAGGGTTTGCAAGCCCGGGGCTCTGGCTCAAGAACACCCCCTAACTTTCTGCTGCTCTCTCCCACACAGCCCAGCccgctgccgccgctgccgccaTGTGGAGCTGCGGCCCGCTCAATGGCACAGGCAGCCTGGAGGACCAGctcctctgccagcacttccacTTGGTCCTGTCCGTCTTCTCTCTGCTCTACCTGGTCATTGGCGTCCCCATCGGCCTGGGCTACAATGCCCTGCTTGTCCTGGTCAACCTGTACGACCAGAACAGCATGACCATGCCCGATGTCTACTTTGTGAACATGGCTGTGGCGGGCCTGGTGCTCAGCGCCCTGGCGCCCGTGCACCTGCTGGGCCCCACTGCCTCTGGGTGGGCCCTGTGGGGCTTCAGCAGTGAGGCACACATCACACTGCTGGTGCTGTTCAACGTCTCCTCCCTGGTGACCATGTACTCCACAGCCCTGCTCAGCCTCGACTACTACATCGAGCGCGCTCTGCCGCGCACCTACATGTCCAGCGTCTACAACACCAGGCATGTGTGCGGCTttgtctggggtggggccctgcTCACCAGCTTCTCTTCCCTGCTATTCTACATCTGCAGCCACGTGGCGGCCAGGGTTGTTGAGTGTTCCAAAATGCAGGACACAGAGGCTGCTGATGCCATCATGGTGTTCATCGGGTACTTGGTCCCCACCCTGGCCGTGCTCTACGCACTAGCACTCATCTCGAGGATCCGGAAGGAAGACACACCCCTTGACCAGGATGCGGGGAGGCTGGACCCCTCGGTGCACAGGCTTCTGGTGGCCACCGTGTGCACACAGTTTGGGCTGTGGACGCCTCACTACCTGACCCTCCTGGCGCACACATTGCTTGCCTTGCGGGGGAAGCCCATGGATGGGCGCTACCTGGGGATTCTGCTCTTTGCTAAGGATGTGTCAAGATTCTTGGCATTCTCTAGTAGCTCTGTGATGCCGCTTCTTTACCGCTACATCAACAGAAACTTCCCCGGCAAACTCCGGCGACTGATAAAGAAAATGCACTGTGGGCACCAGAGCTGCTCCCCAGACCAAGTGGGGGTCCAGCAGGTGATGGCATAGAGAGCCGACTCCTCTGATTGTGGCCACTCTGAGCACCGGTCTTGGGGCCACTGTCAACGTCCACTGCGGAGCCACCTGACAGACGGCCAACAGTGCATGCCCTGGAGGCACAGCACTTTCTCACTGTCTTCCCCAGGAGGTCACTGAGGCAAGAACAAAGGACAGCACAAGGCATGTTCTCGCCAAGTTTTCTGCCGTTCCAGACAGGCCATGCTTCCACCAAGGCCACATTGTTCAGAGCAGCAGGGGCCTAGGTGAAGAAGGCTGAGTTGGCCCACCTGCTTTTGCCGGCAGCGTGTGCCTGGTCCTTTAGGTCCACACTGTCAGCCTCctccacactgggttccctgaaTGAAGTGATGACAATCAAAAGCCAGTATTTACATGGTCTTGTTAAAATCCTTGATTTCCtctcttactttatttttgtttgtgaaaAGAGAGGTTTGATAGAAAAGTCACAACAGCatggaaaatgaaggaaacaacaCAGAAGAGCACCTGTGTTGGACAGATGGGGTTGGGCTTCATGACTGCAGGGTCACCCTGAGGAGGCGTGAGAGGAGAGGTGCATGGTGTCACACAGAGATGGCATGAAAGTGTTTCCGCAGGAAAAAGCCAGCAGCGTGGCTGGTCTTAAGCGAGAATAAAGTAGCCCGGGGCTCTCATCTTGCCGGCCCAAC
This genomic window from Canis aureus isolate CA01 chromosome 8, VMU_Caureus_v.1.0, whole genome shotgun sequence contains:
- the GPR146 gene encoding G-protein coupled receptor 146 — translated: MWSCGPLNGTGSLEDQLLCQHFHLVLSVFSLLYLVIGVPIGLGYNALLVLVNLYDQNSMTMPDVYFVNMAVAGLVLSALAPVHLLGPTASGWALWGFSSEAHITLLVLFNVSSLVTMYSTALLSLDYYIERALPRTYMSSVYNTRHVCGFVWGGALLTSFSSLLFYICSHVAARVVECSKMQDTEAADAIMVFIGYLVPTLAVLYALALISRIRKEDTPLDQDAGRLDPSVHRLLVATVCTQFGLWTPHYLTLLAHTLLALRGKPMDGRYLGILLFAKDVSRFLAFSSSSVMPLLYRYINRNFPGKLRRLIKKMHCGHQSCSPDQVGVQQVMA